Proteins from one Streptomyces caniferus genomic window:
- a CDS encoding mycothiol transferase, which translates to MNASTDLLVDAFGRIREAVEDAVTGLDPEDLGTRPDDANSIAWLVWHLTRIQDDHVAGVAGTEQIWTSDGWYDRFELPFAADDTGYGHSGKDVAAVRGLSAQLLTDYHGAVHDNTVQYLAGVDDKDMKRVVDRAWTPPVTLGVRLVSVIADDLQHAGQAAYVRGLLGL; encoded by the coding sequence ATGAACGCCAGCACGGATCTGCTCGTCGACGCCTTCGGACGTATCCGTGAGGCCGTCGAGGACGCGGTCACCGGGCTCGACCCCGAGGACCTCGGCACCCGCCCCGACGACGCCAATTCGATCGCCTGGCTGGTCTGGCACCTCACCAGGATCCAGGACGATCACGTCGCCGGGGTGGCCGGCACCGAGCAGATCTGGACCTCGGACGGCTGGTACGACCGCTTCGAGCTCCCCTTCGCCGCCGACGACACCGGCTACGGCCACTCCGGCAAGGACGTGGCGGCCGTCCGCGGACTGAGCGCCCAGTTGCTGACCGACTATCACGGCGCCGTCCACGACAACACCGTGCAGTACCTCGCCGGGGTCGACGACAAGGACATGAAGCGCGTCGTCGACCGCGCCTGGACACCGCCCGTCACCCTGGGAGTGCGCCTCGTCAGCGTGATCGCGGACGATCTGCAGCACGCCGGACAGGCCGCCTACGTCCGTGGCCTGCTCGGTCTGTGA
- a CDS encoding metallophosphoesterase family protein, whose product MRLLLVSDTHVPRRAKELPPQLLDDLPRADVVVHAGDWVDTATVDLLESRARRLIAVYGNNDGPELRARLPEVAYAELAGVRLGVVHETGPAPGRERRCTERFPELDVLVFGHSHIPWDSTADDRLRLLNPGSPTDRRRQPYCTYMTAELSAGRLTAVELHRLPRGG is encoded by the coding sequence GTGCGACTGCTGCTCGTCTCCGACACCCATGTGCCCCGGCGCGCCAAGGAGCTGCCCCCACAGCTGCTCGACGACCTGCCCCGCGCCGATGTCGTCGTGCACGCCGGCGACTGGGTCGACACCGCCACGGTGGATCTGCTGGAGTCCCGTGCCCGGCGGCTGATCGCGGTGTACGGCAACAACGACGGTCCGGAGCTGCGGGCCCGGCTGCCCGAGGTGGCGTACGCGGAACTGGCGGGGGTCCGGCTGGGCGTGGTGCACGAGACGGGACCCGCGCCGGGGCGGGAGCGCCGTTGCACCGAACGGTTCCCCGAGCTCGATGTGCTGGTGTTCGGGCACAGCCACATCCCCTGGGACTCCACGGCGGACGACCGGCTACGCCTGCTGAACCCGGGATCGCCGACCGACCGCCGCCGGCAGCCGTACTGCACGTACATGACGGCGGAGCTCTCGGCGGGCCGGCTCACCGCGGTGGAGCTGCACCGCCTGCCCCGCGGCGGATGA
- a CDS encoding SDR family oxidoreductase, which translates to MGRSESGQSVTARQEREGAAGGAGRKALSGSVALVTGASSGIGAAAALALAREGCSLALVARRTERLERLTASIGELGGSSLALTADLGEAAQARRAVEETVDHFGRLDVLLNNAGFGARGAVEDSDPEDWDRMVDLNFTAVLRMSHAALPHLLRAAQDGPRGVADLVTVSSVAGRVPRKDNSVYSATKHAVCSFSEALRQEVTGRQVRVGLVEPGMTTTEMTRGGSQAGAAHGMPPEAWLRAEDIARVITFMVTQPPHMAVNEITVRPTAQER; encoded by the coding sequence ATGGGCAGGTCGGAGTCCGGGCAGTCCGTGACGGCGCGTCAGGAACGGGAGGGGGCGGCCGGCGGCGCAGGCCGGAAGGCGCTGTCGGGCAGCGTGGCGCTGGTGACCGGCGCCTCCAGCGGTATCGGTGCGGCCGCCGCCCTGGCGCTGGCCCGGGAGGGCTGCTCCCTCGCACTGGTCGCCCGCCGCACCGAACGGCTGGAGCGGCTCACGGCGTCGATCGGCGAACTGGGCGGCTCGTCCCTCGCCCTGACGGCCGATCTCGGTGAGGCCGCGCAGGCACGGCGCGCGGTCGAGGAGACCGTCGACCACTTCGGGCGGCTGGACGTCCTGCTGAACAACGCGGGCTTCGGTGCGCGCGGCGCGGTGGAGGACAGTGATCCCGAGGACTGGGACCGGATGGTCGACCTCAACTTCACCGCGGTGCTGCGGATGTCGCACGCGGCCCTCCCGCATCTGCTGCGTGCGGCGCAGGACGGTCCGCGCGGCGTGGCCGACCTGGTGACCGTCAGCTCGGTCGCGGGCCGGGTGCCCCGCAAGGACAACAGCGTCTACTCGGCCACCAAGCACGCGGTGTGCTCCTTCAGCGAGGCGCTCCGGCAGGAAGTGACCGGACGGCAGGTCCGGGTCGGACTCGTGGAACCGGGCATGACCACGACGGAGATGACCCGAGGCGGCAGCCAGGCCGGAGCGGCGCACGGGATGCCGCCGGAGGCCTGGCTGCGGGCCGAGGACATCGCCCGCGTCATCACCTTCATGGTCACGCAGCCGCCGCATATGGCGGTCAACGAGATCACCGTGCGGCCGACCGCCCAGGAACGCTGA
- a CDS encoding thiol-disulfide oxidoreductase DCC family protein: MQRQTTQRRPVLVYDGDCAFCTSSVRFMERRLRPRCEASPWQFTDLARLGIARQRAEHEVLWVTPTGSVHGGAQAVAKLLMSTPGGWPVVGALLTLPPVRWFAHAAYRIIARNRQRLPGGTAACALPSSRSGRKPS, encoded by the coding sequence ATGCAGCGGCAGACGACGCAGCGGCGGCCCGTACTCGTCTACGACGGAGACTGCGCCTTCTGCACGTCCTCGGTCCGCTTCATGGAACGGCGGCTGCGGCCGCGCTGCGAAGCGAGTCCCTGGCAGTTCACCGACCTCGCCCGGCTCGGCATCGCGCGACAGCGCGCCGAACACGAAGTGCTGTGGGTGACCCCGACCGGTTCCGTGCACGGCGGCGCGCAGGCCGTCGCCAAACTGCTGATGAGCACCCCCGGCGGCTGGCCGGTGGTGGGAGCGCTGCTCACGCTCCCGCCCGTGCGGTGGTTCGCCCACGCCGCGTACCGGATCATCGCGCGCAATCGTCAGCGACTGCCGGGCGGCACGGCGGCCTGTGCCCTGCCGTCCTCCCGGAGCGGCCGGAAGCCGTCCTAG
- a CDS encoding L,D-transpeptidase family protein yields MKRQLNLRIRRPGTAGRRAGAALALTALTLPLTMAFGSTAQAATASSCTASRGPYQKQAEKFLGLPVDGRQSASDCRAIRAFQTSHGITPNIGYAGPVTWGVMSVVAQQKAAGTNPNKAHKCPTTKGRIACVDLTRQLSWIQDGSKLVFGPVPIRSGRDGYETRTGAKKIYWRHLHHVSTIYHVAMPYSQFFDGGQAFHSISGSVWSAPGSHGCVNMRSNDAAKYWSLLKNGDDVYVYGRKSGT; encoded by the coding sequence ATGAAAAGACAACTGAACCTGCGGATACGGAGGCCCGGCACCGCCGGCCGCCGGGCGGGCGCGGCGCTCGCGCTCACGGCGCTGACCCTTCCGCTGACGATGGCCTTCGGCTCCACCGCCCAGGCCGCCACCGCGTCGTCCTGCACCGCGAGCCGCGGCCCGTATCAGAAGCAGGCCGAGAAGTTCCTCGGGCTCCCGGTGGACGGCCGGCAGTCGGCGTCCGACTGCCGGGCGATACGTGCGTTCCAGACCAGCCACGGCATCACCCCCAACATCGGCTACGCGGGGCCCGTCACCTGGGGCGTGATGAGCGTCGTGGCCCAGCAGAAGGCAGCCGGGACCAACCCGAACAAGGCGCATAAGTGCCCGACCACGAAGGGCCGGATCGCCTGCGTCGACCTGACCCGCCAGCTCAGCTGGATCCAGGACGGATCGAAGCTGGTGTTCGGGCCGGTCCCGATCCGCAGCGGACGCGACGGGTACGAGACCCGCACCGGCGCCAAGAAGATCTACTGGCGTCACCTGCACCACGTGTCGACGATCTACCACGTGGCCATGCCGTACAGCCAGTTCTTCGACGGCGGCCAGGCGTTCCACTCCATCAGCGGCAGCGTCTGGTCGGCTCCCGGCTCGCACGGCTGCGTCAATATGCGCAGCAACGATGCCGCGAAGTACTGGTCCCTGCTCAAGAACGGCGACGACGTCTACGTCTACGGCCGGAAGTCCGGCACCTGA
- a CDS encoding EF-hand domain-containing protein, translating to MITDALRAEYEHRFSLYDTDGDGYLTAHDFAERARVLTDAVGEPEGSAKAQALAAGMRNTFEELAALADVEAAGRLDREQFVAAFARAGASGMLGRVVGPSVAATVALADADGDGVVSLADFTAVHRAAGYSAAQAEAAFRALDQDGDGRLQVDAWQAP from the coding sequence ATGATCACCGATGCCCTGCGCGCCGAGTACGAGCACCGCTTCTCCCTGTACGACACCGATGGCGACGGCTACCTGACCGCGCACGACTTCGCCGAGCGGGCGCGCGTGCTGACGGACGCGGTGGGCGAACCGGAGGGGTCCGCCAAGGCGCAGGCCCTGGCGGCGGGGATGCGCAACACCTTCGAGGAGCTCGCCGCCCTGGCGGACGTGGAGGCCGCGGGCCGCCTGGACCGGGAACAGTTCGTCGCGGCGTTCGCGCGGGCGGGCGCGTCGGGGATGCTCGGCAGGGTCGTGGGGCCGTCGGTCGCCGCGACCGTCGCCTTGGCCGATGCCGACGGGGACGGTGTGGTCAGCCTGGCGGACTTCACCGCCGTGCACCGCGCGGCCGGGTACTCGGCCGCCCAGGCGGAGGCGGCGTTCCGGGCGCTGGACCAGGACGGCGACGGGCGGCTGCAGGTCGACGCGTGGCAGGCACCGTGA
- a CDS encoding LysM peptidoglycan-binding domain-containing protein, with protein MEFPQASKSPARNEFRGYGVRGITAAAVLLAAGTLNLASGQPAEARSGGTWDRLAGCESGGNWRIDTGNGFSGGLQFAHSTWHSFGGGAYASRAARATRSQQIRVAERVLARQGWGAWPACSASLGLNSATAHRTPRSTTARPAPQRHAAPSARARARHPQSHEKRHKAGRHRSTGGSVVVNRGDTVSGLAYAHGLGWQEFYRLNRRVIGANPHLIFPGMRLTVRNSRSH; from the coding sequence ATGGAATTTCCGCAGGCATCGAAATCGCCTGCCCGGAATGAATTCCGGGGCTATGGTGTCCGGGGCATCACGGCAGCAGCGGTCCTGCTCGCGGCCGGCACGCTGAACCTGGCGTCCGGGCAGCCCGCCGAGGCCCGTTCCGGCGGGACCTGGGACCGCCTCGCCGGCTGCGAGAGCGGAGGGAACTGGCGTATCGACACGGGGAACGGGTTCTCCGGAGGGCTGCAGTTCGCCCACTCCACCTGGCACTCCTTCGGCGGCGGCGCCTACGCGTCACGGGCGGCGCGGGCGACCCGCTCCCAGCAGATCCGGGTCGCGGAGCGGGTGTTGGCCCGTCAGGGCTGGGGCGCCTGGCCGGCCTGCTCGGCCTCGCTGGGGCTCAACTCGGCCACCGCGCACCGCACTCCGCGGAGCACCACCGCGCGTCCCGCACCGCAGCGCCACGCGGCCCCGTCGGCCCGGGCGCGGGCCCGCCATCCGCAGTCCCATGAGAAGCGGCACAAAGCGGGGCGCCATCGGAGTACCGGCGGCTCGGTCGTCGTCAACCGCGGCGACACGGTGAGCGGCCTGGCCTACGCGCACGGTCTCGGCTGGCAGGAATTCTACCGGCTCAACCGGCGGGTGATCGGGGCGAATCCGCATCTGATTTTCCCCGGCATGCGGCTGACCGTACGGAACTCCCGCAGCCACTGA
- a CDS encoding CBS domain-containing protein has protein sequence MASKLRARDIMSGGARCVGAHESLMDAAKMMRDLGVGCLPICGDNNRLMGMVTDRDIVVTCCAEGVDPATVQSGSMGGELHWIDADADASEVLRTMEDHHIKRLPVIDVKGGHQLVGMITEANLAKNLSDAEIAEFANRVYATAG, from the coding sequence ATGGCCAGCAAGCTGCGAGCCCGCGACATCATGTCCGGCGGAGCGCGCTGTGTAGGTGCCCACGAGTCGTTGATGGACGCGGCCAAGATGATGCGGGACCTGGGCGTCGGCTGCCTGCCCATCTGCGGTGACAACAACAGGCTCATGGGCATGGTCACCGATCGCGACATCGTCGTCACCTGTTGTGCCGAAGGGGTCGACCCGGCGACGGTGCAGTCCGGTTCGATGGGGGGCGAGCTGCACTGGATCGACGCGGATGCCGACGCCTCCGAGGTCCTGCGGACCATGGAGGACCACCACATCAAGCGCCTGCCGGTGATCGACGTCAAGGGCGGCCACCAACTGGTGGGGATGATCACCGAGGCCAACCTCGCCAAGAACCTCAGCGACGCGGAGATCGCGGAGTTCGCCAACCGGGTGTACGCGACCGCCGGCTGA
- a CDS encoding M3 family metallopeptidase, protein MTTSNPFFEPSGLPYELPPFARIRNEHFLPAFAHGIAEQLDEVAAIGACTEPATFENTVEALERSGAVLGRVCRVFFNKVATDTDEEIQAIEVEIAPRLAAHDDALLLDSALFARLDALFDRREQLGADAEQVRLLERHHSNRVRAGARLAPEQQQRLRELNAAIAARSTEFGQNLRAATAAATLVVDRAEELSGLPADQIAAAAANARALGHEGKFALVLKNFSQQSELAALDDPALRERLLTASLGRGIETNGPVAVALAGLRAERAALLGHPSHAAWEVADRTAGTTEAVEELLGRLVAPATANAAREGAALAAAAGVEEIRAADWQYYSERVRKERFALDASVLRPYLELETVLHDGVFHAAELVYGITFTPRPDLVPYHPDARVYEVHDADGSPLGLYLGDFHARESKRGGAWMDALVPQSRLLGHQPVVVNNLNIAKPPAGEPVLLTWSEVNTLFHEFGHALHGLFSDVRYPLLSGTRVPRDFVEFPSQVNEMWADWPEVLAHYARHHVTGEPMPAELPARLREAENFGAGFRMVEHQAAAVLDWAWHTLAVGEAPGSDGAEAFEAAALERYGLALSAIPPRYRTGYFAHVFSGGYAAGYYGYRWAEVLDADTVRWFHENGKTIRESGEIFRRELLGRGGSVDPLEAFRAVVGRDPELAPLLARHGLDG, encoded by the coding sequence GTGACGACGTCGAATCCTTTCTTCGAGCCGAGCGGTCTGCCCTACGAACTGCCGCCCTTCGCGCGGATCCGGAACGAACACTTTCTCCCTGCCTTCGCCCATGGCATAGCCGAGCAGTTGGACGAGGTGGCGGCGATCGGCGCCTGCACCGAGCCGGCGACCTTCGAGAACACCGTGGAGGCGCTGGAGCGCAGCGGCGCGGTACTGGGCCGGGTGTGCAGGGTGTTCTTCAACAAGGTGGCGACGGACACCGACGAGGAGATCCAGGCGATCGAGGTCGAGATCGCTCCCCGGCTGGCCGCCCATGACGATGCGCTGCTGCTCGACTCCGCACTGTTCGCCCGGCTGGACGCGCTCTTCGACCGGCGCGAGCAGCTCGGCGCGGACGCGGAGCAGGTGCGGCTGCTGGAGCGCCACCACTCGAACCGGGTCCGGGCCGGCGCGCGGCTCGCCCCCGAACAACAGCAGCGCCTGCGCGAGCTGAATGCCGCGATCGCCGCCCGGAGCACCGAGTTCGGGCAGAACCTCCGGGCGGCCACCGCGGCCGCCACCCTCGTGGTGGACCGTGCCGAGGAGCTGTCCGGTCTGCCCGCGGACCAGATCGCGGCCGCCGCGGCGAACGCCCGGGCGCTGGGTCACGAGGGGAAGTTCGCGCTCGTCCTGAAGAACTTCTCCCAGCAGAGCGAGCTCGCCGCGCTGGACGACCCCGCGCTGCGCGAGCGTCTGCTCACCGCCTCCCTCGGGCGCGGCATCGAGACCAATGGCCCGGTCGCCGTCGCCCTGGCCGGCCTGCGCGCCGAGCGCGCCGCGCTGCTCGGCCACCCCAGCCATGCCGCCTGGGAGGTCGCGGACCGGACCGCCGGCACCACCGAAGCCGTCGAGGAGCTGCTCGGCCGGCTGGTCGCCCCCGCCACCGCCAATGCCGCGCGGGAGGGCGCCGCCCTGGCCGCGGCGGCGGGCGTGGAGGAGATCCGCGCGGCGGACTGGCAGTACTACTCGGAGCGGGTGCGCAAGGAGCGGTTCGCGCTCGACGCGTCGGTGCTGCGGCCCTATCTGGAGCTGGAGACCGTGCTGCACGACGGCGTCTTCCACGCTGCCGAGCTGGTCTACGGGATCACCTTCACCCCGCGCCCCGACCTGGTGCCGTACCACCCGGACGCCCGCGTCTACGAGGTGCACGACGCCGACGGCAGCCCGCTCGGCCTGTACCTCGGCGACTTCCACGCCCGTGAGTCCAAGCGGGGCGGCGCCTGGATGGACGCGCTGGTGCCGCAGTCCCGTCTGCTCGGCCACCAGCCGGTGGTGGTCAACAACCTGAACATCGCCAAGCCCCCGGCGGGCGAGCCGGTGCTGCTGACCTGGAGCGAGGTCAACACGCTGTTCCACGAGTTCGGCCATGCGCTGCACGGCCTGTTCTCCGACGTGCGCTACCCCCTCCTGTCGGGCACCCGGGTGCCGCGCGACTTCGTCGAGTTCCCCTCCCAGGTCAACGAGATGTGGGCGGACTGGCCGGAGGTGCTGGCCCACTACGCCCGGCATCACGTCACCGGCGAGCCGATGCCGGCCGAACTGCCGGCCCGGCTGCGCGAGGCGGAGAACTTCGGCGCGGGCTTCCGGATGGTGGAGCATCAGGCGGCCGCGGTGCTGGACTGGGCCTGGCACACCCTTGCCGTCGGCGAGGCCCCGGGCTCCGACGGGGCCGAGGCGTTCGAGGCGGCCGCACTGGAGCGTTACGGACTCGCGCTGTCCGCGATCCCGCCGCGCTACCGCACCGGCTACTTCGCCCATGTCTTCAGCGGCGGTTACGCGGCCGGGTACTACGGCTACCGCTGGGCCGAAGTGCTGGACGCCGACACCGTGCGCTGGTTCCACGAGAACGGGAAGACGATCCGCGAGAGCGGGGAGATCTTCCGCCGGGAACTCCTCGGCAGGGGCGGCAGTGTCGACCCGCTGGAGGCGTTTCGCGCGGTGGTCGGCCGGGACCCGGAGCTCGCGCCGCTGCTGGCGCGCCACGGGCTGGACGGCTGA
- a CDS encoding maleylpyruvate isomerase family mycothiol-dependent enzyme: MRIEAMIAAERRELADLLDGLTAEQWEAPTLCTGWRVREVAAHMSMGFRYSLARTAAELVRAGGSIHRMTDRCARRDAAAASTAELAHFLRHHAEHPWKPPVGGLASALAHDVVHGLDITVALGLDRRVPEDRVRLLLGKVTLRSARFFGADLRGVELRADDLDWSFGSGTPLTGAGQDLLLVAFGRRLRPGRLQGERHHRFVAG; the protein is encoded by the coding sequence ATGAGAATCGAAGCGATGATCGCGGCCGAACGCCGCGAACTGGCCGATCTGCTGGACGGTCTGACGGCCGAGCAGTGGGAGGCGCCGACGCTGTGCACGGGGTGGCGGGTACGGGAAGTCGCGGCCCATATGTCGATGGGGTTCCGCTACTCCCTCGCCAGGACGGCCGCGGAACTCGTCAGAGCGGGCGGCAGCATCCACCGGATGACCGACCGCTGTGCCCGCAGGGACGCGGCCGCCGCGTCGACGGCTGAGCTCGCGCACTTCCTCCGGCACCATGCGGAGCACCCGTGGAAGCCGCCGGTCGGCGGCCTCGCGTCGGCGCTGGCGCACGATGTGGTGCACGGCCTGGACATCACGGTCGCCCTCGGCCTCGACCGGCGCGTTCCCGAGGACCGGGTGCGCCTCCTGCTGGGGAAGGTCACCCTCCGGTCCGCCAGGTTCTTCGGGGCCGACCTCAGGGGCGTCGAGCTGCGCGCCGACGACCTCGACTGGTCCTTCGGCAGCGGTACGCCGCTGACCGGCGCCGGACAGGATCTGCTGCTGGTCGCGTTCGGCCGCAGGCTCCGGCCGGGCCGCCTCCAGGGGGAGCGGCACCACCGGTTCGTCGCCGGCTGA
- a CDS encoding LysR family transcriptional regulator: MELRQLQYFVAVVEEANFTRAAARLHLAQPGVSAQIRQLERELGQPLLDRSGRSVTTTEVGESVLPYARAALAAVEEIRQTVDEFGGLLRGRVRVGLVSGASTRRFDLASLLADFHDAHPQVEISLTEDTSERMLGALHSGALDLAVIGLATEEPPAGLSCQVVVDEPLVAAVAPDDPLLATHADRMSVPLAALRDRPLISLPRGTGLRGVLERCCAQAGFRPRIAFEAAVPQVLARLAARGLGVAVLPALPADEAAAAGLRTLEITGPRMRGRVALTWRTEGPAGPAARSLLGRLRAGLPHPAARGESPAGPRTGHARPAAAGGCAHQAAGA, translated from the coding sequence ATGGAACTTCGGCAGCTGCAGTACTTCGTCGCGGTGGTGGAGGAGGCCAACTTCACCCGTGCGGCCGCCCGGCTGCATCTGGCGCAGCCAGGGGTGAGTGCCCAGATCCGGCAGCTGGAGCGGGAGTTGGGGCAGCCGCTGCTCGACCGCTCCGGCCGTTCGGTGACCACGACGGAGGTGGGCGAGAGCGTCCTTCCGTATGCGCGGGCCGCGCTCGCCGCCGTCGAGGAGATCCGGCAGACCGTGGACGAGTTCGGCGGGCTGCTGCGCGGTCGCGTCCGGGTCGGGCTGGTCTCCGGCGCCAGCACCCGCCGGTTCGATCTGGCGTCGCTGCTGGCCGATTTCCACGATGCGCACCCGCAGGTCGAGATCTCCCTCACCGAGGACACCTCCGAGCGGATGCTCGGCGCGCTGCACAGCGGGGCACTCGACCTCGCCGTGATCGGGCTCGCGACGGAGGAACCGCCGGCGGGCCTCTCCTGCCAGGTCGTGGTCGACGAGCCCCTGGTCGCCGCCGTCGCGCCCGACGACCCCCTCCTGGCGACCCACGCCGACCGCATGAGCGTCCCGCTGGCCGCGCTCCGCGACCGCCCGTTGATCAGTCTGCCGCGCGGTACCGGGCTGCGCGGGGTGCTCGAACGCTGCTGCGCGCAGGCCGGTTTCCGGCCCCGCATCGCCTTCGAGGCGGCCGTGCCTCAGGTGCTGGCGCGGCTGGCCGCCCGTGGTCTCGGCGTGGCCGTCCTCCCGGCGCTGCCGGCGGACGAGGCGGCAGCCGCCGGGCTGCGGACGCTGGAGATCACCGGGCCGCGGATGCGCGGCCGGGTCGCCCTGACCTGGCGGACGGAGGGGCCCGCCGGCCCCGCGGCCAGGTCCCTCCTGGGACGGCTGCGGGCCGGCCTTCCCCACCCCGCAGCCCGCGGGGAGTCACCCGCCGGACCGCGGACCGGGCACGCCCGGCCCGCCGCGGCCGGCGGCTGTGCTCACCAGGCCGCGGGCGCGTAG
- a CDS encoding SDR family NAD(P)-dependent oxidoreductase, which translates to MTVTETGRADGTGIDSERMAVCLSVLEELDALPVDHPDAIAIRRATAGIYRKVKQRRRQERRAAKTANDRAITAATATGAPDRIDDETQGLALTSSVTTEIAGILERPRSCYTCKSRYIEVDAFYHQLCPPCAKENRSRRDARTDLSGRRALLTGGRAKIGMYIALRLLRDGAHTTITTRFPTDAIRRFKAMPDSGEWLHRLKIVGIDLRDPAQVIALADSVSAEGPLDILINNAAQTVRRSPEAYGQLIAAESAPLPAGELPASVVLGHFGSGAPAALTAASATPGALTAEDLTALALTTGSVTPARIEAGTAIDAGGLVPDLDATNTWIQKVDQVDPVELLEVQLCNMTAPFLLVSRLRPAMAAAAARRKYVVNVSAMEGQFSRGYKGAGHPHTNMAKAALNMLTRTSAREMLETDGILMTAVDTGWITDERPHPDKMRLAAEGFHAPLDLVDGAARVYDPIVRGESGEDLFGCFLKDYAPAAW; encoded by the coding sequence ATGACGGTGACCGAAACAGGCCGGGCCGATGGCACGGGTATCGACTCGGAGCGGATGGCGGTCTGCCTGAGCGTGCTCGAAGAACTCGACGCGCTGCCCGTCGACCACCCGGACGCGATCGCCATACGACGCGCCACCGCCGGCATCTACCGCAAGGTGAAGCAGCGCCGCCGGCAGGAACGCCGCGCCGCCAAGACCGCCAACGACAGGGCCATCACCGCGGCCACGGCCACCGGCGCGCCCGACCGGATCGACGACGAGACCCAGGGCCTGGCTCTCACCAGCTCCGTGACCACCGAGATCGCCGGAATCCTGGAGCGGCCCAGGTCCTGCTACACCTGCAAGAGCCGCTACATCGAGGTCGACGCCTTCTACCACCAGCTCTGCCCGCCCTGCGCCAAGGAGAACCGGTCCCGCCGCGACGCCCGTACGGACCTCAGCGGCCGGCGCGCACTGCTCACCGGCGGCCGGGCCAAGATCGGCATGTATATCGCCCTCCGCCTGCTGCGGGACGGCGCCCACACCACCATCACCACCCGCTTCCCGACGGACGCCATCCGCCGCTTCAAGGCGATGCCGGACAGCGGGGAGTGGCTGCACCGGCTGAAGATCGTCGGAATCGATCTCCGGGACCCGGCGCAGGTCATCGCCCTCGCCGACTCAGTGAGCGCCGAGGGCCCGCTCGACATCCTGATCAACAACGCCGCCCAGACCGTCCGCCGCTCTCCCGAGGCGTACGGCCAGCTGATCGCTGCCGAGTCCGCCCCGCTGCCCGCCGGGGAACTGCCCGCCTCCGTGGTCCTCGGTCACTTCGGCAGCGGCGCTCCCGCCGCCCTCACCGCCGCCTCCGCCACCCCCGGCGCGCTGACCGCCGAGGACCTCACCGCCCTCGCCCTGACCACGGGCTCCGTCACCCCCGCCCGGATCGAGGCGGGCACCGCGATCGACGCCGGCGGTCTCGTACCGGACCTGGACGCGACCAACACCTGGATCCAGAAGGTGGACCAGGTCGACCCGGTCGAACTCCTGGAAGTCCAGCTGTGCAATATGACGGCACCCTTCCTGCTGGTGAGCAGGCTGCGCCCGGCGATGGCGGCGGCCGCGGCGCGCCGTAAGTACGTGGTCAACGTCTCGGCCATGGAAGGCCAGTTCAGCCGCGGCTACAAGGGCGCGGGCCATCCGCACACCAATATGGCCAAGGCGGCGCTGAACATGCTCACCCGGACCAGCGCCCGGGAAATGCTGGAGACCGACGGCATCCTCATGACGGCCGTGGACACCGGCTGGATCACCGACGAGCGCCCGCACCCCGACAAGATGCGCCTGGCCGCGGAGGGCTTCCACGCTCCCCTCGACCTGGTCGACGGTGCGGCCCGGGTGTACGACCCGATCGTCCGCGGCGAGTCGGGTGAGGACCTGTTCGGCTGCTTCCTGAAGGACTACGCGCCCGCGGCCTGGTGA